One Podarcis muralis chromosome Z, rPodMur119.hap1.1, whole genome shotgun sequence DNA segment encodes these proteins:
- the ATP6V1G1 gene encoding V-type proton ATPase subunit G 1: MASQSQGIQQLLQAEKRAAEKVAEARKRKNRRLKQAKEEAQAEIEQYRLQREKDFKAKEAAALGSHGSSTTEVEKETQEKMTILQNNFQKNREEVLTSLLNLVCDIKPEIHLNYRING; this comes from the exons ATGGCCAGCCAGTCGCAGGGcatccagcagctgctgcaggccGAGAAGAGGGCAGCCGAGAAGGTGGCCGAGGCCCGGAAGA GAAAGAACCGGAGGTTGAAACAAGCGAAAGAAGAAGCTCAAGCTGAAATTGAGCAATATCGCCTGCAGAGGGAGAAGGATTTCAAAGCCAAGGAAGCAGCG GCTCTTGGTTCCCATGGCAGTTCCACCACTGAGGTGGAAAAGGAGACTCAGGAGAAGATGACCATTCTCCAGAACAACTTCCAGAAGAACAGGGAGGAGGTGCTGACTAGCCTGCTCAACTTAGTTTGTGACATCAAGCCAGAAATCCACTTGAACTATCGCATCAATGGAtag